One genomic region from Sparus aurata chromosome 15, fSpaAur1.1, whole genome shotgun sequence encodes:
- the edrf1 gene encoding erythroid differentiation-related factor 1, with the protein MSASAGDGEPGLPFDMEEVSVPTCTGENSRHDPAVCAGTSEIKSRAVVKYSAAPPPTSYALLQEKTDLKLPPANWLRENPQLGTAGTTILGSSSKSKPFSSFGMAYDFIDCIGDDVDVVSDSENIKKLLKIPYSKSHVSMAVHRVGRTLLLDDLDIQELFMRSSQTGDWTWLKEFYQRLIDQKWQRKKKSKEHWYQKAILSKFLYYSINGDGAAEPVSDNLDEGEEENGAEEFNTSWPTAFTSASSDAEEADAPKQESIDSQFALGQVTSVPKEQNLPMLFNEGENSQGLRNDFVRNIMWTFEDIHMLVGSNMPIFGGGRYPAVSLRLRDNNKPINILTGMDYWLDNLMCNVPELVMCFHVNGIVQKYEMIKTEDIPHLENSTFSTRVVKDIAQNVLSFLKSNCTKEGHTYWLFKASGSDIVKLYDLTTLCEEAEEEKCQNPFTLPVAVLLYKVASNLMLKVRQNRKHYGTVRTLLLNCVRLLDEERHPQIIASAHYMLSELFQLDEPPQEDGGESLRAGGSEDSYSDEDREEEEEEEEEEEEEELTEDSDENSYSSQDDSKAVAVIRSVGELSVPEKYKSTHQIRPSCAFPVSHDKEEKCRHVLSYVLKGLKAVDGTIKKESDLPAADPNTPIPLKYEDRSAIGACAAETGISLLLERVGPLQMDKKYPTRSGMSPGSWQHRMKLQLFLKASKAYYVLSDAATNLLKYGRALRYIKLSLQSYDAYCSVSGTLHPQVLQFHSQCLSLCGDIQLMLAQNANNRAAYLEEYSYQTKEDQEILHSLHRESSCQAFNMATDLATDPEYTLFVSNKCYEAAYELLDSEALKDHSPDQLTQVLKRLGNIRNEMGVYYMNQSAAMQTEKEVKKSVSVAEQEMWKKSFAFFEKGMKDFEAIGDRTNTALLLCNTGRLMRICAQAHCAMSADQNRGEFSPEEALYYNKAIDYYLRAMRSLESRESHTAVWDSVNWELSTTYFTLATLLQDYAPLSRKAQEQIEREVTEAMMKSLKYCDLQTESARQPLYQYRAATIHHRLASMYHSCFRNQVGDEHLRKQHRSLAELHYSKAVCLFLSLKDAPCELLRTLLERVAFAEFTMAGQSSSAAKLKSLTGAIEIMTETRHAFQMIHNELLEELRETEPAESAESPDVASGPTSGLNLQEVMKLIGVFEPSFSFLLLQLIKLMTTMKRKPSNKDEEVLKTYKNVYSKLLRAEKNAPLLSRVKLHMELLQQLTAETGSDDTGARS; encoded by the exons GATCCTGCAGTTTGTGCAGGCACCAGTGAAATAAAGAGCCGTGCCGTGGTCAAGTACTCTGCCGCCCCACCTCCTACCAGCTACGCCCTCCTGCAGGAGAAGACGGACCTGAAGCTGCCTCCTGCCAACTGGCTGAGAGAAAACCCCCAGCTGGGCACCGCTGGTACCACTATATTAGGGTCCAGCAGCAAGAGCAAGCCTTTTTCCAG TTTTGGGATGGCGTACGACTTTATCGACTGCATCGGGGATGATGTTGACGTGGTATCAGACTCAGAG AACATCAAGAAGCTTTTGAAAATACCCTACAGCAAGTCTCACGTCAGTATGGCCGTTCACCGTGTCGGGAGGACATTGTTATTGGATGACCTGGACATTCAGGAGCTCTTCATGAGATCCTCTCAG ACAGGAGATTGGACATGGCTGAAAGAGTTTTACCAGCGGCTAATAGATCAGAAGTggcagaggaaaaagaagagtaAAGAGCACTGGTATCAGAAAGCTATCCTGTCAAAGTTCCTCTACTACAG TATAAATGGTGATGGTGCTGCAGAGCCTGTGTCAGACAACCTGGATGAAGGGGAGGAGGAAAATGGAGCAGAAGAGTTCAATACTTCATGGCCCACCGCCTTCACCAGTGCATCGTCTGATGCAGAAGAAGCAGATGCACCAAAACAG GAAAGTATCGACAGCCAGTTTGCTCTGGGCCAGGTGACATCTGTACCCAAAGAGCAAAACCTTCCCATGCTCTTCAATGAAGGCGAGAACAGTCAG GGTTTAAGAAACGACTTTGTGCGAAACATCATGTGGACGTTTGAGGATATCCACATGTTGGTTGGGTCCAACATGCCTATTTTTGGAGGTGGTCGCTATCCTGCCGTCAGTCTGAGACTCAG ggacaacaataAACCAATCAACATTCTGACAGGTATGGACTACTGGCTTGACAATCTGATGTGTAACGTCCCGGAGCTTGTCATGTGCTTTCACGTCAATGGCATTGTTCAG AAATACGAGATGATAAAAACAGAGGACATCCCTCATCTGGAGAACTCGACTTTCTCCACGAGGGTGGTGAAAGACATCGCCCAAAACGTCCTCTCCTTCCTCAAATCCAACTGCACCAAAGAGGGTCATACGTACTGGCTCTTCAAAG CGAGTGGGAGTGACATCGTGAAGCTTTATGATCTTACTACTCTGTGTGAGGAGGCTGAAGAAGAGAAATGTCAGAATCCCTTCACTCTTCCTGTGGCTGTGCTGCTATACAA AGTCGCCAGCAACTTGATGCTGAAGGTGAGGCAAAACAGAAAGCACTACGGCACAGTCAGAACTCTGCTCTTAAACTGTGTCAGACTTCTGGATGAGGAGCGGCATCCGCAG ATCATCGCCTCAGCCCACTACATGCTGTCAGAGCTGTTCCAGCTCGACGAGCCTCCTCAAGAAGACGGAGGGGAGTCGCTTCGGGCCGGCGGCTCGGAGGACAGCTATAGCGACGAagacagggaggaggaagaggaagaggaggaggaggaggaggaggaagagctgaCAGAGGACAGTGATGAGAACTCCTACAGCTCACAGGATGATAGTAAAGCTGTGGCTGTGATCCGCTCTGTAGGGGAGCTGTCGGTCCCGGAGAAATACAAATCCACTCACCAGATCAGA CCCAGTTGTGCTTTCCCCGTCTCTCACGACAAGGAGGAGAAATGCAGACACGTCCTGAGCTACGTTCTTAAG GGGCTGAAGGCAGTGGATGGCACCATTAAGAAGGAGAGTGATCTCCCAGCTGCAGACCCAAACACGCCTATTCCTCTTAAATATGAGGACAGAAGTGCAATTGGAGCCTGTGCTGCTGAGACAGGCATCTCTCTGCTTCTTGAACGAG TGGGGCCGTTGCAGATGGACAAGAAGTACCCAACACGCTCAGGGATGAGCCCCGGCTCATGGCAGCACCGCATGAAGCTGCAGCTCTTCCTCAAAGCCTCCAAGGCGTACTACGTCCTGTCTGATGCAGCCACTAACCTGCTGAAGTACGGAAGAGCTTTGCGCTACATCAAGCTCTCTCTGCAGAGTTATG ATGCCTACTGTTCGGTGAGCGGTACGCTGCACCCGCAGGTGCTGCAGTTTCACAGTCAGtgcctgtctctctgtggtGACATCCAGCTGATGTTGGCCCAGAAtgccaacaacagagcagcttacCTGGAGGAATACAGCTACCAGACCAAAGAGGACCAGGAGATCCTGCACAGCCTGCACAGGGAGAGCAGCTGCCAGG CTTTCAACATGGCAACAGACCTGGCAACGGACCCGGAGTACACACTCTTTGTTAGCAATAAGTGCTACGAGGCAGCATATGAACTGCTCGACTCGGAGGCTCTGAAAGATCACAGCCCGGATCAGCTGACGCAGGTGCTCAAAAGGCTTGGAAACATCCGCAACGAGATGGGAGTGTATTACATGAACCAGTCTGCAGCCATGCAGACTGAGAAAGAAG TGAAGAAGTCGGTGTCCGTAGCAGAGCAAGAGATGTGGAAGAAGAGTTTCGCCTTCTTTGAGAAAGGCATGAAGGACTTTGAAGCCATTGGGGACAGGACCAACACAGCCCTGCTGCTGTGTAACACCGGCAGGTTAATGAGAATCTGTGCTCAGGCTCACTGTGCCATGTCTGCCGACCAGAACAGAGGGGAGTTCTCACCTGAAGAGGCACTCTACTACAACAAG GCCATAGACTACTATTTGCGGGCTATGAGGTCactggagagcagagagagccaCACAGCAGTGTGGGACAGTGTGAACTGGGAGCTGTCCACTACCTATTTCACGCTGGCTACACTTCTGCAGGACTACGCTCCATTGTCCAGGAAGGCTCAGGAGCAG ATCGAGCGGGAGGTGACCGAGGCCATGATGAAGTCCCTGAAGTACTGTGACCTGCAGACTGAGTCGGCTCGTCAGCCGCTCTACCAGTACAGAGCTGCCACCATCCACCACCGCCTGGCCTCCATGTACCACAGCTGCTTCCGCAACCAG GTGGGGGATGAACACTTgaggaagcagcatcggagcctgGCAGAACTCCACTACAGCAAGGCTGTCTGTTTGTTCCTCAGCCTCAAAGATGCCCCCTGCGAGCTGCTCCGCACGCTGCTGGAGAGGGTGGCCTTTGCTGAGTTTACTATGGCAG GTCAGAGCAGCAGCGCGGCTAAGCTAAAGAGCCTGACTGGAGCGATAGAGATCATGACAGAAACTCGCCATGCTTTCCAGATGATTCACAacgagctgctggaggag TTGAGGGAAACAGAACCTGCTGAATCAGCAGAGTCTCCTGACGTGGCCAGTGGCCccacctcagggctgaatcTCCAGGAAGTGATGAAGTTAATTGGCGTATTTGAGCCGAGtttctccttcctgctgctgcagctgatcaaacTGATGACCACGATGAAACGGAAACCAAG caataaggatgaggaggtgttgaaGACCTATAAGAATGTGTACTCGAAGCTGCTGCGCGCTGAGAAAAATGCGCCTCTTCTCAGCCGGGTCAAGCTCCACATggagctcctgcagcagctgaccgcggagacaggaagtgacgaCACAGGTGCGCGTTCATGA